A region from the uncultured Draconibacterium sp. genome encodes:
- a CDS encoding N-acetyltransferase family protein: MNDLIRFKKLEEQDLKLVAEIYNYYIEHSTATFHTTRVKEVDLQQLIPLGHGKYVSFLIYYNDVVAGYCYLGQYKNRPAYDRTAEVTIYLHHAFWGKGIARKAMLHLEKVAREKNICVLLGIITGENVPSVKLFERMGYEKCAHFKQIGEKFGRLLDVVAYQKLIDL, from the coding sequence ATGAACGACCTTATTCGATTTAAAAAACTGGAAGAGCAAGATTTGAAGCTCGTTGCTGAAATATACAATTATTATATCGAGCATTCTACTGCAACATTTCATACTACACGGGTTAAGGAGGTTGATTTACAACAGCTGATTCCTTTGGGTCATGGCAAATATGTTTCGTTCCTGATTTATTATAACGATGTTGTGGCCGGGTACTGCTACCTTGGGCAATACAAAAACAGGCCGGCATACGATCGCACCGCTGAAGTTACCATTTATCTGCATCACGCCTTTTGGGGCAAAGGCATTGCCCGTAAGGCTATGCTGCATCTTGAAAAGGTGGCCCGGGAAAAAAATATTTGTGTGTTGCTCGGAATTATTACGGGCGAAAATGTGCCAAGTGTAAAGTTGTTTGAGCGAATGGGCTACGAAAAATGTGCCCATTTTAAGCAGATAGGCGAGAAGTTTGGCCGCTTGCTCGATGTGGTGGCCTATCAAAAACTGATAGACTTATAA
- the rpsF gene encoding 30S ribosomal protein S6 → MLNQYETVFICTPVLSEPQVKEAVNKFRDLIKDNGGEMLHEENWGMKKLAYPIQKKSTGFYHLFEFKADPAFITKMETDFRRDERVIRFMTVKLDKYAVAYSEKRRKLQKEKTEKKED, encoded by the coding sequence ATGTTGAATCAGTACGAAACCGTTTTCATTTGTACTCCCGTTTTATCTGAGCCACAGGTAAAGGAAGCGGTAAACAAATTCAGAGATCTCATCAAAGACAACGGAGGTGAGATGCTTCATGAAGAAAATTGGGGAATGAAAAAACTGGCTTACCCAATTCAGAAAAAATCTACTGGCTTTTATCACTTATTTGAATTTAAAGCCGATCCTGCATTTATTACAAAAATGGAAACCGATTTCCGTCGCGACGAGCGCGTTATCCGTTTCATGACTGTAAAACTCGACAAGTATGCGGTTGCATACAGCGAGAAGAGAAGAAAACTTCAGAAAGAAAAAACAGAAAAAAAGGAGGATTAA
- a CDS encoding MlaD family protein: MKNSKYTKLGILIVFSLAILIWGLSYLKGNDIFKRNDYYHVYYNRVDGLVKSNKITLNGYQIGQVTDVQFAPDNSGRLIVSFSVNSSFKIPVNSTARIVSSDIMGTRSIEIIYSKDKEFYQSNDTIKGSIEAGLKDQVSMQVLPLKTKAEELLSTVDSAITVLTVIFNEDARKNLTTSFAKINQTVENIEATTSDLQEIMASEKENVKNIVSNIEELTATFKNNAAAFEATIQNLNSFTDTLATISVTPVLNNLATASEEMLGILEKLNSDDNSAGLLLNDDELYQSINTMSENLGFLIGDIQQNPKRYLQVSAFDFGKDVYINTKDDASAKEIIFKVHLLSTKTKLGTDAEVFNAIKDVEEYFAGNVYSYLTGASNTYSEIEKIHNELRHQFPESNIVAFKKGKLIKLEKALKQLR, from the coding sequence ATGAAAAATTCAAAATACACCAAGCTGGGAATATTAATAGTTTTTTCGTTAGCCATTCTTATTTGGGGGCTTAGCTACCTTAAAGGCAACGACATTTTTAAACGAAACGACTATTACCACGTGTATTACAACCGCGTTGATGGCCTTGTTAAATCGAATAAGATTACACTAAATGGCTACCAGATCGGACAAGTTACCGATGTACAGTTTGCTCCCGACAACAGCGGCCGTTTAATTGTAAGTTTCTCTGTTAATTCCAGTTTTAAAATCCCGGTAAATTCAACCGCCCGTATTGTAAGCAGCGATATTATGGGAACACGCTCTATTGAAATTATTTACAGCAAGGATAAAGAATTCTATCAATCGAACGATACCATTAAGGGTTCCATTGAAGCCGGATTAAAGGACCAGGTGAGCATGCAGGTGCTCCCGCTAAAAACCAAAGCCGAAGAATTATTGAGCACCGTAGACTCGGCAATAACAGTACTTACGGTAATTTTTAATGAAGATGCCCGAAAGAACCTGACTACAAGTTTTGCAAAAATTAACCAAACAGTAGAAAATATTGAAGCCACTACTTCCGACCTTCAGGAAATTATGGCCTCTGAAAAAGAGAATGTAAAAAATATTGTATCAAATATTGAAGAATTAACTGCAACCTTTAAAAACAATGCGGCTGCCTTTGAAGCCACCATACAAAACCTAAACAGCTTTACCGATACGCTTGCCACTATTTCGGTTACACCGGTTTTAAATAACCTGGCCACGGCCTCGGAAGAAATGCTTGGCATACTTGAGAAACTAAACAGCGACGACAACTCCGCAGGTCTTCTGCTTAACGATGATGAATTGTACCAGTCTATTAACACCATGTCGGAAAACCTTGGGTTTTTAATTGGCGATATTCAGCAAAATCCCAAACGGTACCTGCAGGTTTCTGCTTTCGATTTTGGAAAAGATGTATACATTAATACCAAAGATGATGCTTCGGCAAAAGAAATTATTTTTAAGGTTCATCTACTTTCTACCAAAACAAAACTGGGAACCGATGCCGAAGTTTTTAACGCAATCAAAGATGTGGAAGAGTATTTCGCAGGAAATGTATATTCTTATCTCACGGGTGCAAGCAACACCTATTCTGAAATAGAAAAAATCCACAATGAATTGCGTCACCAATTCCCCGAATCAAACATTGTTGCCTTTAAAAAAGGGAAGTTGATAAAATTAGAAAAAGCATTAAAACAACTCCGGTAA
- the rplI gene encoding 50S ribosomal protein L9, protein MEIILLQDVERLGSKDDIVEVKDGYGRNFLIPQKKAVVATESAKKVLAENIKQRAHKEAKLKEEATKIAEQIVAKKISIGAKTSTSGKIFGSVNTIQLAEAINKKGFEIDRKQISIPEDSIKEVGTHTAKIKLHKEVVVEIEFEVVAE, encoded by the coding sequence ATGGAAATTATATTATTACAAGACGTAGAGCGTTTAGGAAGCAAAGACGATATTGTTGAGGTTAAAGATGGTTACGGTCGTAACTTTCTGATTCCTCAGAAAAAAGCTGTTGTTGCTACCGAGTCGGCTAAAAAAGTTTTGGCCGAAAACATTAAACAACGTGCGCACAAAGAGGCTAAGTTGAAAGAAGAAGCAACAAAAATTGCAGAGCAAATTGTTGCCAAGAAAATTTCGATTGGTGCTAAAACAAGTACTTCAGGCAAAATCTTTGGTTCGGTTAACACCATTCAATTGGCTGAAGCAATTAACAAAAAAGGATTTGAAATCGACCGCAAACAGATTTCTATTCCTGAAGACAGCATCAAAGAAGTTGGTACCCATACAGCTAAAATTAAACTGCACAAAGAAGTGGTGGTTGAAATTGAATTTGAAGTTGTTGCGGAATAA
- the dnaA gene encoding chromosomal replication initiator protein DnaA, whose product MNNEYKTAWEKCLNVIKDNVPSSSFKTWFEPIEPVKLENKVLTIQVPSAFFYEYLEEQFIDIMRKTLRMVLGNGAKLEYNVVLSNKNSTEPYTVSYPTNNNNKIQNKPLTVPLKTEEKATIKNPFIIPGIQKLQIDPQLKPDNTFENFVEGDCNRLARSAGYAVAQNPGGTAFNPLMIYGNSGLGKTHLSQAIGIEVKENFPDKVVLYVNANKFQTQFTEATRNNNRNDFLHFYQMVDVLILDDVHEFAGKEKTQETFFHIFNHLHQMGKQLILTSDKPPIELKGMEQRLLSRFKWGLTADLQTPDFETRMEILRRKIYKDGISLSEEVLEYIASHVTNNVRELEGALVSLLAQSMLNKREITLELAAKLITKLVKNSKRELSIEYISKVVCDYFNMPVDALQTKTRKREIVQARQIAMYFSKSLTKYSLASIGAQIGSKDHATVLHACKTVNNLKDTDKNFRQFVEDIEKKLKM is encoded by the coding sequence ATGAACAACGAATACAAAACTGCATGGGAAAAATGCCTTAACGTTATTAAAGATAACGTTCCTAGCAGCAGCTTTAAAACCTGGTTCGAGCCAATAGAACCAGTAAAATTGGAAAACAAAGTATTAACAATACAAGTTCCAAGCGCCTTTTTTTACGAATACCTCGAAGAGCAATTTATTGATATTATGCGCAAAACACTTCGAATGGTTTTAGGTAATGGCGCTAAGCTTGAGTATAATGTTGTGCTGAGCAATAAAAACAGTACTGAGCCATACACGGTTAGTTACCCAACCAATAACAACAATAAAATTCAAAACAAACCGCTTACTGTGCCACTTAAAACAGAAGAAAAGGCTACAATAAAAAATCCGTTTATAATTCCGGGTATACAAAAACTACAAATTGATCCGCAGTTGAAACCTGACAACACTTTTGAAAATTTTGTTGAAGGAGATTGTAACCGTTTGGCACGTAGCGCCGGTTATGCTGTTGCCCAAAATCCTGGCGGAACAGCATTTAATCCATTAATGATTTATGGAAATTCAGGATTGGGAAAAACACACCTTTCACAAGCCATCGGAATTGAAGTAAAAGAAAATTTTCCGGACAAAGTAGTACTTTACGTCAACGCAAATAAATTTCAGACCCAATTTACCGAAGCAACGCGAAACAATAACCGCAACGACTTTTTACATTTCTACCAAATGGTTGATGTACTTATTCTTGACGATGTTCATGAATTTGCCGGTAAAGAAAAAACCCAGGAAACCTTCTTCCATATCTTTAACCATCTACACCAAATGGGCAAACAGCTTATCCTTACATCTGATAAGCCTCCTATTGAACTTAAAGGCATGGAACAACGTTTGCTTTCCCGTTTTAAATGGGGACTAACTGCCGACTTGCAAACGCCCGATTTTGAAACACGAATGGAAATTTTACGCCGGAAGATTTACAAAGACGGGATAAGCCTTTCGGAAGAAGTACTGGAATACATCGCATCGCATGTAACCAATAACGTGCGCGAACTCGAAGGAGCATTGGTATCGTTATTAGCTCAATCGATGCTTAATAAGCGAGAAATTACACTGGAGCTGGCAGCCAAGTTGATTACCAAACTGGTTAAAAACTCGAAACGCGAGCTATCAATCGAGTACATCTCGAAAGTAGTATGCGACTATTTTAACATGCCTGTTGATGCCTTACAAACCAAAACACGCAAACGCGAGATTGTTCAGGCCCGGCAAATAGCCATGTATTTCTCTAAAAGTTTAACAAAATATTCGCTGGCAAGTATTGGAGCACAAATAGGAAGCAAAGACCACGCTACCGTGCTTCATGCCTGCAAAACAGTAAACAACCTAAAAGATACCGATAAAAATTTCCGACAGTTTGTTGAAGACATCGAAAAGAAATTAAAAATGTAA
- a CDS encoding RidA family protein, with amino-acid sequence MKRIIATENAPAAIGPYSQAVEVNGTLYISGQVPLVPETMKVIEGGIGEQTEQVMKNIEAILTAAGYTFADVVKSTCLLSDMANFKAMNEVYGKYCKQNAPARAAFAVKELPLGVLVEIETIAVK; translated from the coding sequence ATGAAACGAATTATTGCAACCGAAAATGCCCCTGCCGCAATTGGACCTTACAGTCAGGCGGTTGAAGTTAACGGAACACTTTATATTTCGGGGCAGGTACCTCTGGTGCCGGAAACCATGAAAGTTATTGAGGGGGGCATTGGCGAACAAACCGAACAGGTAATGAAAAACATTGAAGCCATTTTAACGGCAGCAGGATACACCTTTGCCGACGTGGTAAAATCGACTTGTCTGTTAAGCGACATGGCCAATTTTAAAGCCATGAACGAAGTATATGGAAAATATTGCAAGCAGAATGCGCCAGCCAGGGCTGCATTTGCCGTAAAAGAATTGCCGCTGGGTGTTCTAGTTGAGATTGAAACCATTGCGGTAAAATAA
- a CDS encoding putative LPS assembly protein LptD, producing the protein MYKLFITYLFLVTPFLILAQEPTISVASEQQQLSDTIVSEFYVLQDTLLSDSTGIDSLSGVKEEKPVIDEPIDYASTDSMIVSLDGQKVYLYNEAKVKYQNIELEAYYIELDLETKEIYAEGVRDSLGEMTQKPIFRQGSEEYESETMRYNFESEKAFITKVVSAQGEGFIHSDRTKKIGEEVFITKDAKYTTCDADHPHFYLHLTKAKVVSNEKIITGPAYMVLEDFPIYFPILPFGYFPNSPTYSSGILIPKYGEEQNRGFFLRDGGYYWAASDYFDLAVQGDIYSKGSWGTRIKTNYKKRYKFGGNFGFEYAKNKYGEKGLDTYSEATQYKILWSHSQDSKANPNQTFSASVNISSSGYDKQNAYDMNDYLTTTKSSSISYSRKFENTPFNMSMNLRHSQNTKDSTMSLSLPEMTFSMAKVYPFRKKNRSGKIKFYEKFGINYTANFKNSITAKEDEILSSSFATDWKNGLRHNLPISFPSFNLFKYVNFSPGISYNEKWYFKKYNYNYVAGGDFPNNPSSIPDNIQIDTITGLNRVYDYSYSVSASTNIYGMYIPRNPNSKVKGIRHKMTPSVSFSYKPDFGDERFGYWQEVQIDSLGNTNFYDTNLGGIYGGSPGRGESGAISFSVTNNLEMKKLDTRDSTKTDEEQKFRKVKLIDNLSIASSYNLIADSLNLSPFSIRARTTVAGVSINLGTTLDPYMVNENYRRIHKYAWNERSGLGKLGRVTRANLSFGMNFKSKDKKKPGENKEGQDDAPLPDDAMLPIYDNYVDFSMPWDFGFDYSLNYTGPSSAYPDGRVTQTLGLRGNVSITDKWKLSAMTNFDIQEQEFALTSFRLNRDLHCWNMAFNFVPFGYRKSYSFTISASSSMLQDLKIQKQQSHYDNFEF; encoded by the coding sequence TTGTATAAACTATTCATCACATATTTATTCCTGGTAACTCCTTTTTTGATTTTAGCTCAGGAACCGACTATTAGCGTCGCTTCAGAGCAACAACAATTGTCGGATACAATAGTCTCCGAATTTTACGTACTGCAGGATACCCTTTTGTCTGACAGTACCGGAATTGATTCGTTGAGTGGAGTAAAAGAGGAGAAACCTGTTATTGATGAACCGATAGATTATGCGTCGACAGATTCGATGATTGTTTCGTTAGACGGGCAGAAAGTATACCTGTATAACGAAGCAAAGGTGAAATACCAAAACATTGAACTGGAAGCCTACTATATTGAGCTTGATTTGGAAACCAAAGAGATTTATGCAGAAGGGGTACGTGACTCGTTGGGAGAGATGACCCAAAAACCCATTTTCAGACAGGGATCAGAAGAATACGAGTCAGAAACGATGCGCTATAACTTCGAATCGGAAAAAGCTTTTATTACCAAAGTAGTTTCGGCGCAGGGCGAAGGTTTTATACACAGCGACCGCACAAAAAAAATTGGCGAAGAAGTGTTTATAACCAAAGATGCCAAATATACCACCTGCGATGCCGATCATCCGCATTTTTACCTGCATTTAACAAAAGCCAAAGTGGTATCAAACGAAAAAATTATTACCGGGCCGGCTTACATGGTTTTAGAGGATTTTCCGATCTATTTTCCCATTCTTCCGTTTGGTTACTTTCCTAATTCGCCAACCTATTCGTCGGGTATTTTAATTCCGAAATACGGTGAAGAGCAAAACCGTGGTTTCTTTTTGCGCGATGGTGGTTATTACTGGGCTGCAAGCGATTATTTCGATTTGGCTGTTCAGGGTGATATTTACTCAAAAGGATCGTGGGGAACACGCATTAAAACCAATTACAAGAAACGTTACAAATTTGGTGGTAACTTTGGTTTTGAATATGCCAAAAATAAGTATGGCGAGAAAGGTTTGGATACCTACTCGGAGGCAACACAATATAAAATATTGTGGTCGCATTCGCAAGACTCAAAAGCCAATCCTAACCAAACTTTTTCGGCCAGTGTAAACATTTCGTCGAGCGGTTACGATAAGCAAAACGCTTACGATATGAATGATTACCTTACCACCACAAAATCGTCGAGTATTTCGTATTCGCGCAAGTTTGAAAATACACCTTTTAATATGTCGATGAACCTGAGGCATTCGCAAAATACGAAAGACAGTACCATGTCCTTGTCGTTGCCCGAAATGACTTTTAGCATGGCTAAGGTATACCCGTTCAGAAAAAAGAACCGCAGCGGAAAAATTAAGTTCTACGAGAAATTTGGTATAAATTACACGGCCAACTTTAAAAACTCTATAACGGCCAAAGAAGATGAAATTTTGAGTAGCTCTTTTGCCACCGACTGGAAAAATGGTTTACGCCACAATCTACCCATTTCATTTCCGAGCTTTAACCTTTTTAAGTACGTTAATTTTAGCCCCGGTATTAGCTACAACGAAAAGTGGTATTTTAAAAAATACAATTACAACTACGTAGCAGGAGGCGATTTTCCCAACAATCCATCGTCGATACCTGATAATATTCAGATTGATACCATAACAGGATTAAATCGTGTGTACGATTATTCTTACAGTGTGAGTGCCTCAACAAATATTTACGGGATGTATATTCCCCGTAATCCCAATTCAAAAGTTAAAGGAATACGGCATAAGATGACTCCTTCGGTTTCGTTTAGCTACAAACCCGATTTTGGCGATGAACGCTTTGGCTATTGGCAGGAGGTGCAAATCGACTCGCTTGGAAATACCAATTTTTATGACACTAACCTTGGAGGAATTTATGGTGGTTCGCCGGGCAGGGGCGAGTCGGGTGCTATTTCGTTCTCGGTAACCAACAACCTTGAAATGAAAAAGCTGGATACCCGCGATTCGACAAAAACCGATGAAGAACAAAAATTCAGAAAAGTAAAATTGATAGATAACCTGAGCATTGCCTCGTCGTACAACCTGATTGCCGATTCGTTAAACCTTTCGCCGTTTAGCATTAGAGCGCGTACAACGGTTGCCGGAGTAAGCATTAATCTCGGAACAACACTCGACCCATACATGGTAAACGAAAATTATCGAAGAATTCATAAATATGCCTGGAACGAACGCAGTGGCCTGGGAAAACTCGGACGGGTGACACGTGCCAATCTTTCGTTTGGGATGAATTTTAAATCGAAAGATAAAAAGAAGCCGGGAGAAAATAAGGAAGGGCAGGATGATGCTCCTTTACCCGATGATGCCATGTTACCCATTTACGATAATTACGTTGACTTTAGTATGCCCTGGGATTTTGGTTTTGATTACAGTTTAAATTATACCGGGCCTTCGTCGGCGTACCCCGATGGCAGAGTAACTCAAACACTTGGCTTGCGCGGAAATGTTAGCATTACTGATAAATGGAAACTGAGCGCAATGACCAATTTCGATATTCAGGAACAGGAATTTGCTTTAACCTCGTTCCGCTTAAACCGCGATTTGCATTGTTGGAACATGGCCTTTAATTTTGTTCCTTTTGGTTACCGAAAAAGTTACAGTTTTACCATCAGTGCCTCATCTTCAATGTTACAGGATTTGAAAATTCAGAAACAGCAAAGCCACTACGACAACTTTGAATTTTAA
- the rpsR gene encoding 30S ribosomal protein S18, which translates to MAQGSEIRYLTPPSVEIKKKKYCRFKKNGIKYVDYKDPEFLKKFLNEQGKILPRRITGTSLKYQRKVGQAVKRARQIALLPFVTDMMK; encoded by the coding sequence ATGGCACAAGGAAGTGAAATCAGATACCTGACTCCACCGTCAGTAGAAATCAAAAAGAAAAAATATTGCCGTTTCAAGAAGAACGGAATCAAATATGTGGATTACAAAGACCCTGAGTTTTTGAAAAAATTCCTGAACGAACAAGGTAAAATTTTACCTCGTCGTATTACCGGAACTTCGTTAAAGTACCAACGCAAAGTTGGCCAGGCTGTAAAACGTGCCCGCCAAATTGCTTTGTTACCATTTGTAACCGACATGATGAAATAA
- a CDS encoding N-acetylmuramoyl-L-alanine amidase, with protein sequence MRHWQHTCFLLIYSLFILLINKTTLALNASDKKEGISVVVIDPGHGGRDPGALVGNAVEKDIVLDIALKLGTTIKDNYPDVKVVYTRSKDVFVPLYKRADIANKNDADLFISIHVNAVDASSVQGTETFVLGLHRNDDNLEVAKKENAVILLEDDYNTTYEGFDPNQPESYIMFETMQEEYQGQSVMLASGIQNEFRTYAKRLDRSVKMAGFLVLRQTTMPSVLIETGFISHAKERGFLTSEAGRTRLAYAIFRAFRDYKSEIEQRSSFHLVTNAPAEPQAESSVTAVPGNASETKTTAAPPTQEASQTIPQENVFYSVQILALSRKLETTPKNFNGETQIFSVEGSGLHRYFSGKFNTIETAEEERNRIEAKYPNAFVVAFRNNKLISVKKLLEP encoded by the coding sequence ATGAGACATTGGCAACATACCTGTTTTCTTCTTATTTATAGTCTTTTTATTTTGTTGATAAATAAAACGACCCTTGCCCTAAATGCATCTGATAAAAAAGAAGGTATCTCGGTAGTTGTAATCGACCCGGGACATGGAGGCAGAGACCCGGGAGCTTTGGTTGGTAACGCCGTTGAAAAAGATATTGTTCTTGATATTGCACTAAAACTGGGCACAACGATAAAAGATAATTACCCCGATGTTAAAGTGGTTTACACCCGATCGAAAGATGTTTTTGTGCCCTTATACAAACGGGCAGATATTGCCAATAAAAACGATGCCGATTTGTTTATATCCATTCATGTGAATGCAGTTGATGCCAGCAGTGTGCAAGGTACCGAAACTTTTGTATTGGGTTTGCACCGAAACGATGATAACCTTGAAGTAGCCAAAAAGGAAAATGCCGTAATTCTTTTAGAAGACGATTACAACACAACCTACGAAGGCTTCGATCCCAATCAGCCGGAATCGTATATCATGTTTGAAACCATGCAGGAAGAGTACCAGGGGCAAAGTGTAATGCTGGCTTCGGGCATACAAAACGAATTTAGAACCTATGCCAAACGCCTCGACAGAAGTGTAAAAATGGCGGGTTTTCTGGTATTGCGCCAAACAACAATGCCCAGTGTTTTAATTGAAACCGGATTTATAAGTCATGCCAAAGAGCGGGGCTTCCTCACAAGCGAAGCAGGCAGAACACGACTTGCTTATGCAATTTTCAGAGCATTCAGAGACTATAAGTCGGAAATTGAACAGCGTAGCAGCTTTCATCTGGTAACCAATGCTCCAGCAGAACCACAAGCCGAAAGTTCGGTAACAGCAGTTCCCGGTAATGCTTCTGAAACAAAAACAACAGCAGCACCACCAACACAAGAAGCCTCTCAGACCATACCGCAAGAAAATGTTTTTTATTCAGTACAAATTCTTGCCTTAAGCCGAAAACTGGAAACTACTCCGAAAAACTTTAATGGTGAAACGCAAATATTTAGCGTGGAGGGTTCCGGACTCCATCGCTATTTCTCCGGAAAATTTAATACGATTGAAACAGCGGAGGAAGAAAGGAACAGAATTGAGGCAAAATACCCGAATGCATTTGTTGTAGCTTTTCGCAACAATAAGTTAATTTCTGTAAAAAAGCTGCTTGAGCCTTGA
- a CDS encoding biotin/lipoyl-containing protein, with amino-acid sequence MAVEIKIGDRLAWVNLLKQDGNILEIEVDGKVYNVDLMHTADGTFSILESGHSYNIELVPEATPKKYTAYTLYDNFEVEVIDAEARYLQNRNANGAGQGDNKISSPMPGKVVNILVKEGDTVKEGDTVIIISAMKMESEYKAPKDGTVKKVNVKNQDTIDSNQVLIELD; translated from the coding sequence ATGGCTGTTGAAATTAAAATTGGCGATAGACTGGCATGGGTCAATTTGCTAAAACAAGATGGAAACATTTTGGAAATAGAAGTAGACGGAAAAGTCTACAATGTTGACCTTATGCACACAGCTGACGGAACTTTTTCAATACTTGAAAGCGGGCATTCGTACAATATTGAACTGGTACCTGAAGCAACTCCGAAAAAATACACCGCCTACACCCTTTACGATAATTTCGAGGTGGAAGTGATTGATGCAGAAGCAAGATATTTACAAAACAGAAATGCGAACGGAGCTGGACAGGGAGACAACAAGATTTCTTCGCCCATGCCCGGAAAGGTTGTTAATATTTTGGTTAAAGAAGGCGATACAGTAAAAGAAGGCGACACTGTTATTATTATTTCTGCCATGAAAATGGAAAGCGAATACAAAGCTCCCAAAGACGGAACTGTAAAAAAAGTAAATGTTAAAAATCAGGATACCATTGACAGCAACCAGGTTTTGATTGAATTGGATTAA
- a CDS encoding acyl-CoA carboxylase subunit beta: MDLKAKYKQLEIFNAQAELGGGQERIEKQHAAGKKTARERILQLLDPGTFTEIDKLMTHRNYDFGMEAKKVLGDGLISGYGKVNGRLVYVFAQDFTVFGGSLSRANADKIVKIQELALKMGAPLVGLNDSGGARIQEGVESLAGYADIFYNNVVSSGVIPQISAILGPCAGGAVYSPALTDFIFMVNEKSHMFVTGPEVIKTVTHEDVTKEELGGAHTHSSKSGVAHFTGNDEDQTLMMVRELLSFLPSNNLEDPPVKPTIDPSDRIIEELQEIVPADPNKPYDMHDIIQNVIDNKHFLEVQPQYAQNIIVGFARFAGRPVGIVANQPAHLAGVLDINSSVKAARFVRFCDAFNLPLVTFVDVPGFLPGTGQEFGGIIKHGAKLLYAFSEATVPKVTVITRKAYGGAYDVMSSKHIGGDVNLAYPTAEIAVMGPEGAINIIHREKMTDEEKAAKVQDYRDKFANPYKAASLGYIDEIIHPRETRRKVIDALDMTSNKRMSNPPKKHGNIPL, encoded by the coding sequence ATGGATTTAAAAGCAAAATACAAACAGCTTGAAATTTTTAATGCCCAGGCAGAACTGGGTGGAGGCCAGGAACGAATTGAAAAACAACATGCTGCAGGCAAAAAAACAGCCCGCGAACGCATTCTTCAACTACTCGACCCGGGTACTTTTACCGAAATTGACAAATTAATGACCCACCGTAACTACGACTTTGGCATGGAAGCCAAAAAAGTATTGGGTGATGGTTTAATTTCGGGATATGGGAAAGTAAACGGACGACTGGTTTATGTTTTTGCCCAGGATTTTACCGTATTCGGAGGTTCGCTAAGCCGTGCCAATGCCGATAAAATTGTAAAAATTCAGGAACTCGCTCTAAAAATGGGTGCTCCTTTGGTTGGCTTAAACGATTCGGGAGGTGCTCGTATACAAGAGGGTGTTGAGAGTCTTGCCGGTTATGCCGACATCTTTTATAACAATGTGGTATCATCAGGCGTTATTCCGCAAATTTCGGCAATACTTGGCCCTTGTGCCGGCGGAGCAGTGTACTCTCCTGCCCTCACCGACTTTATTTTTATGGTGAACGAAAAAAGCCACATGTTTGTAACCGGCCCCGAAGTTATTAAAACAGTAACCCACGAAGATGTAACAAAAGAGGAACTGGGAGGTGCACATACACACAGCTCGAAAAGTGGTGTTGCTCATTTTACCGGAAACGACGAAGACCAAACACTTATGATGGTGCGTGAGTTGCTGAGTTTTCTTCCATCAAACAACCTGGAAGATCCTCCGGTAAAACCAACCATCGACCCATCAGACCGAATTATTGAGGAATTGCAGGAAATTGTACCGGCCGACCCCAATAAACCTTACGACATGCACGATATCATCCAGAATGTGATAGACAACAAACATTTTCTGGAAGTGCAACCGCAATATGCACAAAACATAATTGTTGGTTTTGCCCGTTTTGCAGGACGCCCCGTGGGAATTGTGGCCAACCAACCGGCTCACCTTGCCGGAGTGCTCGATATTAATTCATCGGTTAAAGCTGCACGCTTTGTGCGCTTTTGCGATGCTTTTAACCTGCCGCTGGTAACTTTTGTTGACGTACCCGGCTTTTTACCCGGTACCGGACAAGAATTTGGTGGTATAATTAAACACGGTGCAAAATTACTGTATGCCTTCTCGGAAGCTACCGTACCAAAAGTTACCGTAATTACCCGCAAGGCCTATGGTGGTGCCTACGATGTTATGTCGAGTAAGCACATTGGTGGCGACGTAAACCTGGCTTACCCAACTGCCGAAATTGCGGTTATGGGCCCCGAAGGTGCAATAAATATAATCCATCGCGAAAAAATGACCGATGAAGAGAAAGCGGCCAAAGTACAGGATTACCGCGATAAATTTGCCAATCCGTATAAAGCTGCTTCGCTGGGGTATATCGATGAAATTATTCACCCGCGTGAAACCCGAAGGAAAGTAATCGATGCTTTGGATATGACTTCAAATAAACGCATGTCGAATCCGCCAAAAAAACATGGGAATATACCGCTTTAA